One window of Ziziphus jujuba cultivar Dongzao chromosome 5, ASM3175591v1 genomic DNA carries:
- the LOC132799270 gene encoding acetyl-coenzyme A carboxylase carboxyl transferase subunit beta, chloroplastic-like — MTSSDRIKSSVDLGTWEPLDEDMVSMDPMKFHLQEEPYKDRIDFNQRTTRLTDAVQTGIGRLNCIPVAIGVMDFQFIGGSMGSVVGEKITHLIEHATNKFLPLILVCASGGARMQEGSLSLMQMAKISFALYYYQSNNKLFCVSILSSPTTGGVTASFGMFGDIIIAESNAYVTFTGKRVIEQTLNKTIPRVHKRLNIYSIRAYLIQSYHIILYKAF; from the coding sequence ATGACTAGTTCTGATAGAATCAAAAGTTCGGTTGATCTAGGTACTTGGGAGCCTCTGGATGAAGACATGGTCTCTATGGATCCCATGAAATTTCATTTGCAGGAGGAACCTTATAAAGATCgtattgattttaatcaaagaaCAACAAGATTAACTGATGCCGTTCAAACAGGCATAGGTCGATTAAATTGTATTCCTGTAGCAATCGGGGTTATGGATTTTCAGTTTATAGGGGGTAGTATGGGATCGGTAGTGGGCGAGAAAATCACACATTTGATTGAACATGCTACCAATAAATTTTTGCCTCTTATTCTAGTGTGTGCTTCTGGAGGAGCACGTATGCAAGAAGGAAGTTTGAGCTTAATGCAAATGGCTAAAATATCTTTtgctttatattattatcaatcaaataataagttatTCTGTGTATCAATCCTTTCATCTCCTACTACGGGTGGGGTGACAGCTAGTTTTGGTATGTTTGGAGATATCATTATTGCTGAATCAAATGCCTATGTTACATTTACGGGTAAAAGAGTAATTGAACAAACATTGAATAAGACAATACCCAGGGTGCACAAGCGGCtgaatatttattccataaggGCTTATTTGATCCAATCGTATCACATAATCCTTTATAAGGCGTTCTAA